A window of Deinococcus sp. HSC-46F16 contains these coding sequences:
- a CDS encoding VOC family protein — protein MTTPTSRLHPELSLGAAELTVSDLGRSLAFYEQVLGMTVLEREDGTARLGTPTRPLLKLTEVPGAAPAPRSSPGLYHFAVLLPTRVDLARWVWHAAGLGLRLGQGDHLVSEAFYLNDPDGHGIEVYRDRPRQEWRWNLDQVEMASDPIDIAGLLAEPGADTPFAGLPEGTVMGHFHLRVTDLAATEAFYRGVLGFDVVARWPGALFVSVGGYHHHLGLNAWQSEGGRPAPETTARLLGVELTLPGAAEVERLAAHLEAAGVPFTRNGSEVTVRDPAGNRLSFGTTA, from the coding sequence ATGACCACCCCCACCTCCCGCCTGCATCCCGAGCTTTCCCTCGGCGCCGCTGAACTGACTGTCTCTGACCTGGGCCGCAGCCTCGCCTTTTACGAGCAGGTGCTGGGCATGACGGTGCTGGAGCGGGAGGATGGGACCGCCCGCCTGGGCACGCCCACGCGCCCGCTGCTGAAGCTGACGGAGGTGCCCGGCGCCGCGCCCGCGCCCCGCTCCTCGCCGGGCCTGTACCACTTCGCGGTGCTGCTGCCCACCCGCGTGGACCTCGCCCGCTGGGTGTGGCACGCGGCGGGGCTGGGGCTGCGCCTCGGGCAGGGCGACCACCTCGTCAGCGAGGCCTTTTACCTGAACGACCCCGACGGGCACGGCATCGAGGTCTACCGCGACCGGCCCCGGCAGGAGTGGCGCTGGAACCTCGATCAGGTCGAGATGGCCTCCGACCCCATCGACATCGCGGGGCTGCTGGCGGAACCCGGCGCGGACACACCCTTTGCCGGGCTGCCGGAGGGCACCGTGATGGGCCACTTCCACCTGCGGGTGACGGACCTCGCCGCCACCGAGGCCTTTTACCGGGGCGTGCTGGGTTTTGACGTGGTGGCCCGCTGGCCGGGAGCGCTGTTCGTGTCGGTGGGCGGCTACCACCACCACCTCGGCCTGAACGCTTGGCAAAGCGAGGGAGGCCGTCCCGCGCCCGAGACGACAGCCCGGCTGCTGGGCGTGGAGCTGACGCTGCCCGGAGCCGCCGAGGTCGAGCGGCTGGCCGCGCACCTGGAGGCCGCCGGAGTCCCCTTCACGCGGAACGGAAGCGAAGTCACCGTGCGCGACCCGGCGGGCAACCGCCTGAGCTTCGGGACGACGGCGTAG
- a CDS encoding response regulator transcription factor produces MSAPAAPIRVLLVEDHAFTRDGLRATLNLEPDLRVVAEARSGEEALEVLARVAVDVAVLDIGLPGMDGVRAAAEIKRGWPEVRIVMLTAHDLRDEVFAALASGAEAYCLKRETPELLLLAVRAAAAGSAYLDPRIAHHVLGGVRAPDAASPLTPRETEVLRLIADGHPNREIAARLGVSVSTVKLHVQDVLVKLQAADRTQAAVKALRQGLL; encoded by the coding sequence ATGAGCGCCCCCGCCGCCCCCATCCGCGTGCTGCTGGTCGAGGACCACGCCTTTACCCGCGACGGGCTGCGGGCCACCCTGAACCTGGAACCCGACCTGCGGGTGGTCGCCGAGGCCCGCAGCGGCGAGGAAGCGCTGGAGGTGCTCGCCCGCGTCGCGGTGGACGTGGCTGTGCTCGACATCGGGCTGCCGGGGATGGACGGGGTGCGGGCGGCGGCGGAGATCAAGCGCGGCTGGCCGGAGGTGCGGATCGTGATGCTCACCGCCCACGACCTGCGCGACGAGGTGTTCGCGGCGCTGGCCTCGGGGGCCGAGGCCTACTGCCTCAAGCGCGAGACGCCCGAGCTGCTCCTCCTGGCGGTGCGGGCGGCGGCGGCAGGCAGCGCCTACCTCGACCCCCGCATCGCGCACCACGTGCTGGGGGGGGTGCGGGCGCCCGACGCCGCCTCGCCCCTGACCCCACGCGAGACCGAGGTGCTGCGCCTGATCGCCGACGGCCACCCCAACCGCGAGATCGCCGCCCGGCTGGGCGTCAGCGTGAGCACCGTCAAGCTGCACGTGCAGGACGTGCTCGTGAAGTTGCAGGCCGCCGACCGGACGCAGGCGGCGGTCAAGGCGCTGCGGCAGGGGCTGCTGTAG
- a CDS encoding MarR family winged helix-turn-helix transcriptional regulator → MSLPTLPHPEPASSLEHQVYLGLQRLAADLGHQTAELLKGSGLSLAQFNVLRILRGAGEGGLTCGEIGERLITRDSDVTRLLDRLEKQALVTRTRSTQDRRVVLSTLTDQGRALLADLDAPLAALHRAQLGSLGPHKLRHWLTLLGEAAAASQEVG, encoded by the coding sequence ATGTCCCTTCCCACACTCCCGCACCCCGAACCTGCCAGCAGCCTGGAACATCAGGTGTACCTGGGGCTTCAGCGTCTGGCCGCCGATCTGGGGCACCAGACGGCCGAGCTGCTCAAGGGCTCGGGCCTGAGCCTGGCGCAGTTCAACGTGCTGCGGATTCTGCGGGGTGCGGGCGAGGGTGGGCTGACCTGCGGCGAGATCGGCGAGCGGCTGATCACCCGCGACTCGGACGTGACCCGGCTGCTCGACCGGCTGGAAAAGCAGGCGCTGGTCACCCGCACGCGCAGCACCCAGGACCGCCGGGTGGTGCTGAGCACCCTCACGGACCAGGGCCGCGCCCTGCTCGCCGACCTCGACGCGCCCCTCGCGGCCCTGCACCGGGCACAGCTCGGGTCCCTGGGACCGCACAAGCTCCGGCACTGGCTGACCCTGCTGGGAGAAGCCGCCGCCGCGAGCCAGGAGGTCGGCTGA
- a CDS encoding DUF4384 domain-containing protein codes for MKKVLTTSLALGAALTTSAFAQPRLSAQSIIVNPVQPDLSVSVRVDRDASGTGTPSYRVGENIRISTTVNRDAYVYLFNVDATGEVTQILPNRFESGANFIKANTTKVFPAAGDTFTFTVDGPVGLNKVLALASLTPLNLDQVSSFKTQQDQFATVTARGQDQLAQALSIVVTPLPQTNWVTDTAFFNVAAQTPVQTGGLFVGTNVAGATVTLNGQRLGGANVTYSNIRPGTYPVRVQAPGFQDFSTTITVRAGVTTNLNVDFAAPVAVTPVQPVQPAQPGNIVLDLFRGLLGAIAGTQLQDPARSAYDQKVADLQRQGYVLQSTRQTASGYVGTLQGRTGTVTLTVDRGANRTIVVEVSETTVYRY; via the coding sequence ATGAAGAAAGTCCTGACCACCAGCCTGGCCCTCGGGGCCGCCCTGACGACCTCCGCCTTCGCGCAGCCGCGCCTCAGCGCCCAGAGCATCATCGTCAACCCCGTGCAGCCGGACCTCTCGGTGAGCGTGCGGGTCGACAGGGACGCCAGCGGCACCGGCACCCCCAGCTACCGCGTGGGCGAGAACATCCGCATCTCGACGACCGTCAACCGCGACGCCTACGTCTACCTCTTCAACGTGGACGCGACGGGCGAGGTCACCCAGATTCTCCCCAACCGCTTCGAGAGCGGCGCGAATTTCATCAAGGCGAACACCACCAAGGTCTTCCCGGCGGCGGGCGACACCTTCACCTTCACGGTCGACGGCCCGGTCGGCCTGAACAAGGTGCTCGCGCTCGCCAGCCTGACGCCGCTGAACCTCGATCAGGTCAGCTCCTTCAAGACCCAGCAGGACCAGTTCGCCACCGTGACCGCCCGTGGGCAGGACCAGCTCGCGCAGGCGCTGAGCATCGTGGTGACGCCGCTGCCCCAGACCAACTGGGTGACCGACACCGCCTTTTTCAACGTCGCCGCGCAGACCCCGGTGCAGACCGGCGGGCTGTTCGTGGGCACCAACGTGGCGGGCGCGACCGTGACCCTCAACGGCCAGCGGCTGGGCGGCGCCAACGTCACCTACAGCAACATCCGCCCCGGCACCTACCCGGTGCGCGTGCAGGCCCCCGGCTTCCAGGACTTCTCGACCACCATCACCGTCCGCGCGGGCGTGACCACCAACCTGAACGTGGACTTCGCCGCGCCCGTCGCCGTGACCCCGGTGCAGCCGGTCCAGCCCGCGCAGCCCGGCAACATCGTGCTGGACCTGTTCCGGGGCCTGCTCGGCGCCATCGCGGGCACCCAGCTTCAGGACCCCGCCCGCAGCGCCTACGACCAGAAGGTCGCCGACCTCCAGCGCCAGGGCTACGTTCTCCAGAGCACCCGGCAGACCGCCAGCGGCTACGTGGGCACCCTCCAGGGCCGCACCGGCACCGTCACCCTGACCGTCGACCGGGGGGCCAACCGCACCATCGTCGTCGAGGTCAGCGAGACCACCGTCTACCGCTACTGA
- a CDS encoding glutamate synthase-related protein: MDHDTMRHPTPQERAALSEQGLYRQDQEHDACGVGFIAHLKGHKSHGIVTQGLRILENLDHRGAVGADELMGDGAGLLIQIPDEFYRAEMAKQGVTLPRPGDYGVGMIFLPKEHASRLACEQELERAIRAEGQVLLGWRDVPVNREMPMSPTVRAKEPIIRQVFIGHGPDILVPDALERKLYVIRKRASLAILRLKLTHGREYYVPSMSCRTVIYKGLLLAGQVGEYYLDLQDERVVSALALVHQRFSTNTFPEWYLAHPYRMVAHNGEINTVKGNFNWMRAREGVMKSPVLGDDLQKLYPISLRGQSDTATFDNALELLTMAGYPLAHAAMMLIPEAWEGHTGMDERRRAFYEYHAAMMEPWDGPAAMVFTDGRQIGATLDRNGLRPARYIVTRDDLVILASESGVLPIPEHKILKKWRLQPGRMFLLDLDEGRILEDEELKSRYASAKPYRQWIQNVRVELGNLAAAAPPFAFRESLLDRQQAFGYTQEDLKFLLDPLAAAGEEGIGSMGNDSPLAVLSSRNKPLYNYFRQLFAQVTNPPIDPIREQVVMSLVSFIGPKPNLLDINAVNPPMRLEVTQPVLDFADMARLRSIEAQTGGKFRPYELNICYPAAWGREGIEATLASLRAHAVDAIREGHNILILTDRAMDREHVAIPAPLALSAVHQHLVHQGLRTTAGLVVETGSAREVHHFAVLAGYGAEAIHPYLALETLADLYRDAPGGVTPEKAVANYVKGVGKGLSKVMSKMGISTYMSYCGAQIFEAIGLGEELVEKYFRGTSTQVGGIGVFEVAEEALRLHRAAFSEDPLLASMLDLGGEYAWRARGEEHMWTPDAIAKLQHATRSGRVETYREYARIINDQSRRYMTLRGLFELKADPEKAIPLEEVEPASEIVKRFATGAMSLGSISTEAHTTLAVAMNRIGGKSNTGEGGEDPARYREEMQGGTITAGMTLREILGEGRIEAPANYALQDGDSLRSKIKQVASGRFGVTTEYLVSADQIQIKMAQGAKPGEGGQLPGGKVSEYIGMLRHSVPGVGLISPPPHHDIYSIEDLAQLIHDLKNVNPQADISVKLVSEVGVGTIAAGVAKAKADHVVIAGHDGGTGASPWSSIKHAGSPWELGLAETQQTLVLNRLRGRIRVQADGQMKTGRDVVIGALLGADEFGFATAPLVAEGCIMMRKCHLNTCPVGVATQDPVLRQKFAGKPEHVINYFFFVAEEVREIMALLGIRRFDDLIGRADLLDTRRGVEHWKARGLDFSRVFHQPAVPLDVARRHVETQDHGLERALDVTLIEKCRPAIERGEKVKVLEAARNVNRTVGAMLSGELVRRRPDGLPDDTVFIQMEGNGGQSFGAFLASGITLYLIGDANDYTGKGLSGGRVVVRPSIDFRGDATKNIIVGNTVLYGATSGEAFFRGVAGERFAVRLSGATAVVEGTGDHGCEYMTGGTVVVLGRTGRNFAAGMSGGIAYVYDEDGTFASRCNAAMVSLDRVVSTAEQEATIERRFWHRGQTDETQLRGLIEEHHRWTGSLRARELLDGWEEALPRFVKVFPREYERALGDLGKETGRGPAEVGQPTGQGVLTK, from the coding sequence ATGGACCACGACACGATGCGTCACCCCACGCCTCAGGAAAGAGCAGCGCTCAGCGAGCAGGGCCTGTACCGGCAAGACCAGGAGCACGACGCCTGTGGGGTCGGCTTCATCGCCCACCTGAAGGGGCACAAGAGCCACGGCATCGTCACGCAGGGCCTCAGGATTCTGGAAAACCTCGACCACCGGGGGGCTGTCGGTGCCGACGAACTCATGGGCGACGGCGCGGGCCTCCTGATCCAGATTCCCGACGAGTTCTACCGGGCCGAGATGGCGAAGCAGGGCGTCACGTTGCCCCGTCCCGGCGACTACGGCGTGGGCATGATTTTCCTGCCCAAGGAGCATGCCTCCCGCCTGGCGTGCGAGCAGGAACTGGAACGCGCGATCCGGGCCGAGGGGCAGGTTTTACTCGGCTGGCGCGACGTGCCCGTCAACCGCGAGATGCCCATGTCCCCGACGGTGCGGGCCAAAGAGCCCATCATCCGGCAGGTCTTCATCGGCCACGGGCCGGACATCCTGGTGCCCGACGCGCTGGAGCGCAAGCTGTACGTGATCCGCAAGCGGGCGTCGCTGGCGATCCTGCGCCTCAAGCTGACCCATGGACGCGAATACTACGTGCCTTCCATGTCGTGCCGCACGGTGATCTACAAGGGGCTGCTGCTCGCGGGGCAGGTCGGCGAGTATTACCTCGACCTTCAGGACGAGCGGGTGGTGTCGGCCCTGGCCCTCGTCCACCAGCGGTTCTCCACCAACACCTTCCCCGAGTGGTATCTGGCGCATCCGTACCGCATGGTCGCGCACAACGGCGAGATCAACACCGTCAAAGGGAATTTCAACTGGATGCGGGCGCGCGAGGGCGTGATGAAATCGCCCGTCCTCGGCGACGACCTTCAGAAGCTCTACCCCATCAGCCTGCGCGGGCAGTCGGACACCGCGACCTTCGACAACGCGCTGGAACTGTTGACGATGGCGGGCTACCCCCTCGCCCACGCCGCGATGATGCTGATTCCCGAGGCGTGGGAGGGGCACACCGGCATGGACGAGCGCCGCCGCGCCTTTTACGAGTACCACGCGGCGATGATGGAGCCTTGGGACGGCCCCGCCGCGATGGTCTTCACTGACGGACGGCAGATCGGCGCGACGCTGGACCGCAACGGCCTGCGCCCGGCGCGGTACATCGTGACGCGCGACGATCTCGTGATCCTCGCCTCAGAGTCGGGCGTGCTGCCCATTCCCGAGCACAAGATTCTGAAGAAGTGGCGCCTCCAGCCGGGGCGGATGTTCCTCCTCGACCTCGACGAGGGGCGCATTCTGGAGGACGAGGAGCTGAAGTCGCGGTACGCCTCAGCCAAGCCGTACCGGCAGTGGATTCAGAATGTGCGCGTTGAACTGGGGAACCTCGCTGCCGCCGCGCCGCCGTTCGCCTTCCGGGAGTCGCTGCTCGACCGTCAGCAGGCGTTCGGGTACACGCAGGAGGACCTGAAGTTCCTGCTCGACCCGCTGGCCGCCGCGGGCGAGGAGGGCATCGGCTCGATGGGCAACGACTCGCCGCTGGCCGTGCTGTCCAGCCGTAACAAGCCGCTGTACAACTACTTCCGGCAACTGTTCGCGCAGGTCACCAACCCGCCCATCGACCCCATCCGCGAGCAGGTCGTGATGTCGCTGGTGTCCTTTATCGGCCCCAAACCGAACCTGCTCGACATCAACGCGGTGAACCCGCCGATGCGGTTGGAGGTGACCCAACCTGTCCTCGACTTCGCCGACATGGCGCGGCTGCGCTCCATCGAGGCGCAGACGGGCGGCAAGTTCCGGCCCTACGAGCTGAATATCTGCTACCCCGCCGCTTGGGGCCGCGAGGGCATCGAGGCCACGCTCGCCTCACTGCGGGCGCACGCCGTGGATGCCATCCGGGAAGGGCACAACATCCTGATCCTGACTGACCGGGCGATGGACCGCGAGCACGTCGCCATCCCCGCGCCGCTCGCGCTGTCGGCGGTCCACCAGCACCTCGTCCACCAGGGGTTGCGGACGACGGCAGGATTGGTCGTCGAGACGGGCTCGGCGCGGGAGGTCCACCACTTCGCGGTCCTGGCCGGATACGGGGCGGAAGCGATTCATCCGTACCTCGCCCTGGAGACGCTGGCGGACCTGTACCGGGACGCGCCGGGTGGCGTGACGCCGGAGAAGGCGGTCGCCAACTACGTCAAGGGCGTCGGCAAGGGCCTGTCCAAGGTCATGTCGAAGATGGGCATCAGCACGTACATGTCGTACTGCGGGGCCCAGATTTTCGAGGCCATCGGCCTGGGCGAGGAGCTGGTCGAGAAGTACTTCCGCGGCACCTCCACCCAGGTCGGCGGCATCGGCGTGTTCGAGGTCGCGGAGGAGGCGCTGCGGCTGCACCGGGCGGCCTTCAGCGAGGACCCGCTGCTCGCCTCCATGCTCGATCTGGGCGGTGAGTACGCCTGGCGGGCACGCGGCGAGGAGCACATGTGGACGCCGGACGCCATCGCCAAGCTCCAGCACGCGACCCGCTCGGGCCGGGTGGAGACGTACCGCGAGTACGCGCGGATCATCAACGACCAGTCGCGGCGGTATATGACCCTGCGCGGGTTGTTCGAGCTGAAGGCGGACCCGGAGAAGGCGATTCCGCTGGAGGAAGTCGAACCCGCCTCTGAGATCGTTAAGCGGTTCGCCACGGGCGCGATGAGCTTGGGCTCCATCTCGACGGAAGCCCACACCACCCTCGCCGTCGCCATGAACCGCATCGGCGGCAAGTCGAACACGGGTGAGGGCGGGGAGGACCCGGCCCGCTACCGGGAGGAGATGCAGGGCGGGACGATCACGGCGGGCATGACCCTGAGAGAAATTCTCGGCGAGGGCCGCATCGAGGCTCCGGCAAATTACGCGCTTCAAGACGGCGATTCCCTGCGCTCCAAGATCAAACAGGTCGCCTCGGGCCGCTTCGGCGTCACCACCGAATACCTCGTCTCCGCCGATCAAATCCAGATCAAGATGGCGCAGGGGGCCAAGCCGGGCGAGGGCGGACAATTGCCGGGCGGCAAGGTCAGCGAGTACATCGGGATGCTGCGGCATTCAGTCCCTGGCGTGGGCCTGATCTCCCCTCCCCCGCACCACGACATCTACTCCATCGAGGACCTCGCCCAGCTTATCCACGACCTCAAGAACGTGAATCCGCAGGCCGACATTTCGGTGAAGCTGGTGTCGGAAGTCGGCGTGGGGACGATTGCGGCCGGTGTGGCGAAGGCGAAGGCCGACCATGTGGTCATCGCGGGCCACGACGGCGGCACGGGCGCCTCCCCCTGGTCCTCCATCAAGCACGCGGGCTCGCCGTGGGAGCTGGGGCTGGCCGAGACGCAGCAGACGCTGGTGCTCAACCGCCTGCGGGGCCGCATCCGTGTGCAGGCCGACGGCCAGATGAAGACCGGGCGCGACGTGGTGATCGGCGCCCTGCTGGGCGCGGACGAGTTCGGCTTCGCCACCGCGCCGCTCGTGGCCGAGGGCTGCATCATGATGCGGAAATGCCACCTGAACACCTGCCCGGTGGGCGTGGCGACCCAGGACCCGGTGCTGCGGCAGAAGTTCGCGGGCAAACCCGAGCACGTCATCAACTACTTCTTCTTCGTGGCGGAGGAGGTGCGCGAGATCATGGCCTTGCTCGGCATCCGCCGTTTCGACGACCTGATCGGACGCGCGGACCTGCTCGACACGCGCAGGGGGGTGGAGCACTGGAAGGCGCGCGGCCTGGATTTCAGCCGCGTCTTCCACCAGCCCGCCGTCCCCTTGGATGTCGCCCGCCGCCATGTGGAGACGCAGGACCACGGCCTGGAACGCGCCCTCGACGTGACCCTGATCGAGAAGTGTCGCCCCGCCATTGAGCGCGGCGAGAAGGTCAAGGTGCTGGAGGCCGCCCGCAACGTCAACCGCACGGTGGGCGCGATGCTCTCCGGCGAGCTGGTCCGCCGCCGCCCGGATGGGTTGCCCGACGACACCGTCTTCATCCAGATGGAGGGCAACGGGGGCCAGAGCTTCGGCGCGTTCCTGGCGAGCGGGATCACCCTCTACCTGATCGGGGATGCGAACGACTACACCGGCAAGGGCCTCTCGGGCGGGCGGGTCGTGGTGCGGCCCTCCATCGACTTCCGGGGGGACGCCACGAAGAACATCATCGTGGGAAACACGGTGCTGTATGGCGCGACCTCGGGCGAGGCATTCTTCCGGGGGGTGGCGGGCGAGCGGTTCGCGGTCCGGCTCTCGGGGGCGACGGCAGTCGTCGAGGGCACGGGTGACCACGGCTGCGAGTACATGACGGGCGGCACGGTGGTCGTGCTGGGCCGCACCGGGCGCAACTTCGCGGCGGGCATGTCGGGCGGCATCGCCTACGTGTACGACGAGGACGGCACCTTCGCCAGCCGCTGCAACGCGGCGATGGTGTCGCTGGACCGGGTGGTCTCCACCGCCGAGCAGGAGGCGACCATCGAGCGCCGCTTCTGGCACCGGGGGCAGACGGACGAGACGCAACTCCGGGGGCTGATCGAGGAGCACCATCGCTGGACCGGCTCGCTGCGCGCCCGCGAACTCCTCGACGGCTGGGAGGAGGCGTTGCCGCGGTTCGTCAAGGTCTTCCCGCGCGAATACGAGCGGGCGCTGGGCGACCTGGGCAAGGAGACGGGGCGCGGCCCGGCCGAGGTGGGCCAGCCGACCGGCCAGGGCGTCCTGACGAAGTGA
- a CDS encoding HAMP domain-containing sensor histidine kinase: MPARLLSAPAPRWLPRSVGWLSAALLLGITLADLLTPGGLVVGTLLTVPVALAALGGRRRLTGWLTALAVAANVGAGLLGGVRDAPGPEELGNRAISVAAVLLVGALSLRAREASARAARLAAEEGRLVRERALRRVGEAVGGALGEADFVARAAEALRELAGADSVEIGRLSRATLRGPHALSPPGAPSHLGRRLPLEVLARTGAEASGTDSPFVGHLRRAGEDDLLVLVTRPATEPERLREALATLEAPLERAALLDSLRVQGERLARRGEVLQDLVYAFSHDLRTPLLANSMNMRAALRGAYGPLPDAYRATLDNGLEANTELLALADQLLLLAKYESGEPGGERREVTLRDLTLGVIGQLEERARARGVVFEPELEGVRVYGLAHDLRRAVQNLLENAVKFSPPGGTVWVTLRGRGDEAVLAVTDEGPGVPPAREATLFGRFRGGGAGGGTGLGLYLTRQIAAAHGGTVTYARTARAQSVFTLTLPRGEAG, encoded by the coding sequence ATGCCTGCCCGCCTCTTGTCTGCCCCGGCCCCGCGCTGGCTGCCCCGGTCCGTAGGATGGCTGAGCGCCGCGCTGCTGCTGGGCATCACGCTGGCCGATCTCCTCACGCCGGGCGGGCTGGTCGTGGGCACGCTGCTGACCGTGCCGGTGGCGCTGGCCGCGCTGGGTGGGCGGCGCAGGCTCACGGGGTGGCTCACCGCGCTGGCGGTGGCGGCGAACGTGGGCGCGGGGCTGCTGGGGGGCGTGCGGGACGCCCCGGGACCGGAGGAACTCGGCAACCGGGCGATTAGCGTCGCGGCGGTGCTGCTGGTGGGGGCGCTGTCGCTGCGGGCACGGGAAGCCTCGGCGCGGGCGGCGCGGCTGGCCGCCGAGGAAGGGCGGCTGGTGCGGGAGCGGGCGCTGCGGCGCGTGGGCGAGGCCGTGGGCGGGGCGCTGGGCGAGGCCGACTTCGTGGCGCGGGCGGCGGAGGCGCTGCGGGAGCTGGCGGGCGCAGACTCGGTCGAGATCGGGCGCCTGTCACGCGCCACCCTGCGCGGGCCGCACGCCCTGAGCCCGCCCGGCGCTCCCTCGCACCTGGGCCGCCGCCTGCCACTGGAGGTGCTGGCGCGGACGGGCGCGGAGGCGAGCGGGACGGACTCGCCCTTCGTGGGGCACCTGCGCCGCGCGGGGGAAGACGATCTGCTGGTGCTGGTGACGCGCCCGGCGACGGAGCCGGAACGGCTGCGCGAGGCGCTGGCGACCCTGGAAGCGCCGCTGGAGCGGGCCGCACTGCTCGACAGCCTGCGGGTGCAGGGCGAGCGGCTGGCCCGGCGTGGGGAGGTGCTGCAAGACCTGGTGTACGCCTTTTCCCACGACCTGCGCACGCCGCTGCTGGCAAACTCCATGAACATGCGGGCGGCGCTGCGGGGAGCGTACGGTCCCCTTCCCGACGCGTACCGCGCCACCCTGGACAACGGGCTGGAGGCGAATACCGAGCTGCTCGCGCTGGCCGATCAGCTCCTGCTGCTCGCCAAGTACGAGAGCGGCGAACCCGGCGGCGAGCGGCGCGAGGTGACGCTGCGCGACCTGACGCTGGGCGTGATCGGGCAACTGGAGGAGCGGGCGCGGGCGCGGGGGGTGGTGTTCGAGCCGGAGCTGGAGGGCGTGCGGGTGTATGGGCTGGCGCACGACCTGCGGCGGGCGGTGCAGAACCTGCTGGAAAACGCGGTGAAGTTCAGCCCGCCGGGGGGCACGGTGTGGGTGACCCTGCGCGGGCGCGGCGACGAGGCCGTGCTCGCCGTCACCGACGAGGGGCCGGGCGTGCCCCCCGCGCGGGAAGCGACCCTGTTCGGGCGCTTCCGGGGCGGGGGGGCGGGGGGCGGCACCGGGCTGGGGCTGTACCTCACCCGGCAGATCGCAGCGGCGCACGGCGGCACGGTGACTTACGCCCGCACCGCCCGCGCCCAGAGCGTCTTTACCCTGACCCTGCCGCGCGGCGAGGCGGGGTAG
- a CDS encoding DoxX family protein, whose amino-acid sequence MTTLPAAPARSIAPDLGLTVLRVLIGVIFVAHGLQKFFEFGLPGTVGAFTQMGAPLPALSAPLVAGVELLGGAALILGLLTRAAAALLALNMLGALLLVHLGGGFFAPSGIEFVLALFAASVALALTGAGRYSLDALLARRT is encoded by the coding sequence ATGACCACCCTTCCCGCTGCCCCGGCCCGCTCCATCGCCCCCGACCTCGGCCTGACCGTCTTGCGCGTGCTGATCGGCGTGATTTTCGTAGCGCACGGCCTGCAGAAGTTTTTTGAGTTCGGCCTGCCAGGCACGGTCGGCGCCTTCACGCAGATGGGGGCTCCGCTACCCGCGCTGAGTGCTCCCCTGGTCGCTGGGGTCGAGCTGCTGGGCGGCGCCGCGCTGATCCTGGGGCTGCTGACCCGCGCTGCGGCGGCGCTGCTGGCCCTCAATATGCTGGGTGCCCTGCTGCTGGTGCATCTGGGTGGCGGGTTCTTCGCCCCGAGTGGGATCGAGTTCGTGCTGGCCCTCTTTGCCGCCAGCGTGGCCCTCGCGCTCACGGGAGCGGGCCGCTACTCCCTCGACGCCCTGCTGGCCCGCCGGACCTGA